CACATCAGCTTTCGCTGGAAGTGGACGTGCTTCTCAGGCCGCTTCACGGCCGGGAGACGCCGAAGGAAAGGTTCTACGCGATCTTTTAACCCCATTTCCGCCATTATGACACCTTTATGGTATGCTTGTCTGTAGTCTATGCAGTCTCTGTCTCAGATATGATTTGTCCGCCTTGCTCTTCAACTTTTGCCTTGGCGGATGCGGACGCAGTGCTTACGTTGATGACGTATTTCCTGCTTACGCGGCCGTTCCCGAGGAGCTTGCCAAAGCCCAGCTCGCCCAGGTTAATGCTGATGGCTCCGTCCTTATCGGACGCGACGCCCGCCTCCACGAGGTAGGGTGCCATCTCGTCGAGCTCGCCCACGTTGAGCGAGCTTACGGTGGTCCGGCATGCCGGCGGCTGGTGGAAGCCGTGCTTGCCGAACATCCAGCCCTGCTGCATTGCCCTGAAGGTGTTGTGCTTGCAGGCGCCGGCGTGTCCGCGGCCTCCACGGCTTCCTCCGCCACGGCGGTTCTTGTGGGTGCCACCGCCGCAGGTGCGCGAGCCGCGATAGGAGTGACTCTTTTGCTTCGTCATAGTTATCACCTCATCTTCTCTACGAGCCGGGAGATCTCCTCCCCGTAGTTCCCGAGCGCTCCGCCCTGCTGGAACGTCCTCTTCAGGCCCGCATGGCCCTTGCGGGGCGGGTGCATCCGGAAGACGGGGTTCAGGCCAGGCAGGTCCTTGATCGTCGCATTGCCACTCTCAAGGGCCTCGGCGAACTCCTTAATGGACTTGTAG
This genomic window from Methanocella sp. contains:
- a CDS encoding uL15m family ribosomal protein encodes the protein MTKQKSHSYRGSRTCGGGTHKNRRGGGSRGGRGHAGACKHNTFRAMQQGWMFGKHGFHQPPACRTTVSSLNVGELDEMAPYLVEAGVASDKDGAISINLGELGFGKLLGNGRVSRKYVINVSTASASAKAKVEEQGGQIISETETA